From a region of the Salvelinus fontinalis isolate EN_2023a chromosome 13, ASM2944872v1, whole genome shotgun sequence genome:
- the LOC129868661 gene encoding macrophage colony-stimulating factor 1 receptor 1-like isoform X1, producing the protein MLFLALLLGIMVCCTAQEQSPPVIKLNSVVLREAEWTIPVGTSSFTLTCEGNSTVTWSTTAFKLMRNTRLGSVITTRRLTVDYTGTYKCMYENQPDLSSEVHIYVKDPHNILVTPRTLGDVKEGSDVLLCQLTNPIATDLSVRMANGDPTPPDMNYTVNPKRGILIRHLLTSHSADYVCSAKIDGVTRVSKVVPIFVIQRLRLPPSVLIEVDGYVRIVGEQLLIPCITSNPNHFYNVTWKHSSLKALDFSHKMIQEDQSNQVHITSSVTIPAVAMSHTGNFTCTAMNEAGFNSSTTYLQVVDKPYIRLIPRLSPDLYLNGSLLEVNEGENLEINIQIEAYPQIKEQWWDVPMSHSHNISTHDDTWAVRYSNRYESSLLLQRVRSEERGQYTLHTRSACLNGSITFNVQVYQKPTAMVRLKNVTTLTCTASGYPAPTIIWYQCPGIQNTCDGDNDTVEVQPLLTSTMEVQSELTLSPSSTEVTVECVTFNLVGKERDIFVLRVPAASTSTFVTPKLFTPTFIGATSTAALLFLLLVIVLYKYKQKPKYEVRWKIIEANDGNNYTFIDPTQLPYNKKWEFPRDKLRLGQILGAGAFGKVVEATAYGLGTDDNMTTRVAVKMLKPSAHSEEREALMSELKILSHLGSHDNIVNLLGACTQGGPMLMITEYCSYGDLLNFLHGKAKLFLYSSPSGPGTPEVPRVPENSDHYKNTCAQESRVRSDSGISCSSSDNYLDMHPAQRPKHCPMGSLCEDPETGTWSLDIEDLLRFSSQVAQGMDFLASKNCIHRDVAARNVLLTDGRVAKICDFGLARDIENDSNYVVKGNARLPVKWMAPESIFECVYTVQSDVWSYGILLWEIFSLGKSPYPNVVVDTRFYKMIKDGCYMSQPDFSPPEIYTIMKMCWNLDPTERPTFSTIGQLLQKLLPDQPDHTYRNVQDTTPQQEAGEQGDPAKMNEDCDQTLNQEGEEQALMKKNNYQFC; encoded by the exons ATGCTCTTCCTAGCCCTTCTCCTGGGCATCATGGTCTGCTGCACAGCCCAAG AGCAGAGCCCTCCAGTGATCAAGCTGAACTCGGTGGTGCTGAGGGAGGCTGAGTGGACTATCCCTGTTGGTACCTCATCTTTCACCTTGACCTGTGAGGGCAACAGCACAGTTACCTGGTCTACCACAGCATTCAAACTCATGAGGAATACTAGATTGGGGAGTGTGATTACCACCAGGCGCCTTACAGTAGACTACACTGGCACATACAAGTGCATGTATGAGAACCAACCAGACCTCAGCTCAGAGGTCCACATCTATGTGAAAG ATCCCCATAACATCTTGGTGACCCCTCGAACCCTGGGAGATGTGAAGGAGGGCAGTGATGTTCTCCTCTGTCAGCTGACAAACCCCATAGCCACCGACCTATCCGTCCGTATGGCCAACGGAGACCCTACACCCCCCGACATGAACTACACTGTCAACCCAAAGAGAGGAATCCTCATCCGACATCTTCTGACCAGCCACAGCGCAGACTACGTCTGCAGCGCAAAGATCGATGGGGTCACGAGAGTCTCCAAAGTTGTCCCCATCTTCGTCATTCAAA GGTTGCGTTTGCCACCATCTGTGCTAATTGAGGTAGATGGGTATGTTCGTATTGTCGGAGAGCAGCTCCTGATCCCCTGCATCACTAGCAACCCTAACCACTTCTACAACGTGACGTGGAAACACTCCTCCCTCAAA GCATTGGACTTTTCACATAAAATGATACAAGAGGACCAGAGTAATCAAGTGCACATCACCAGTAGTGTGACTATCCCAGCTGTGGCCATGTCTCACACAGGAAACTTCACCTGTACAGCCATGAATGAGGCTGGGTTCAACAGCTCCACCACCTACCTGCAGGTTGTAG ATAAGCCTTACATTAGGCTCATACCCCGCCTGTCACCAGATCTCTACTTAAATGGCTCCTTACTTGAAGTGAACGAAGGAGAAAACCTTGAGATAAACATTCAGATCGAGGCGTATCCCCAAATCAAGGAGCAGTGGTGGGACGTCCCCATGTCTCACAGTCACAACATCTCCACTCATGACGACACATGGGCCGTTCGATACAGTAACAG GTACGAGAGCAGCTTGCTGCTCCAGAGAGTGAGGTCTGAGGAGAGAGGCCAGTACACCCTCCACACTAGGAGCGCATGCCTCAATGGATCCATCACCTTCAACGTCCAAGTCTACC AGAAACCCACTGCCATGGTCAGACTGAAGAATGTTACCACCCTGACCTGCACCGCCTCTGGATACCCAGCTCCCACAATCATCTGGTACCAGTGCCCAGGAATACAAAACAC GTGTGATGGTGACAATGACACCGTGGAGGTGCAGCCTCTTCTCACCAGCACCATGGAGGTGCAGAGTGAGCTGACCCTCAGTCCCTCAAGTACGGAGGTCACAGTGGAGTGTGTGACCTTTAACCTGGTTGGTAAAGAGCGGGACATCTTCGTATTGC GTGTCCCTGCTGCGAGTACATCAACATTTGTCACGCCCAAGCTGTTCACACCCACTTTCATTGGAGCCACCAGCACAGCAGCCCTTCTCTTCCTTCTGCTTGTCATTGTCCTGTACAAATACAAGCAG AAACCAAAATATGAAGTCCGGTGGAAGATCATCGAGGCCAATGATGGGAATAACTACACCTTTATTGACCCTACACAACTTCCGTATAACAAGAAGTGGGAGTTCCCTCGTGATAAGCTGAGGCTTG GCCAGATTCTGGGAGCAGGGGCTTTTGGGAAAGTAGTGGAGGCCACTGCCTATGGTCTGGGGACCGATGACAACATGACCACGCGCGTGGCAGTAAAGATGCTCAAGC CAAGCGCCCACTCAGAAGAGAGAGAAGCTCTGATGTCAGAACTGAAGATCCTCAGTCACCTGGGATCTCATGACAACATTGTTAACCTGTTAGGGGCATGTACTCAAGGAG GCCCAATGCTGATGATCACGGAGTACTGCAGCTATGGCGACCTGCTGAACTTCTTGCATGGCAAGGCCAAGCTGTTCCTGTACTCTAGCCCGAGCGGACCAGGGACTCCAGAGGTTCCACGGGTTCCAGAGAACAGTGATCACTACAAGAACACATGTGCACAGGAGTCCCGTGTAAGGAG TGACAGTGGGATCTCCTGCTCCAGCTCAGACAACTACCTAGACATGCATCCAGCGCAGAGACCCAAACACTGTCCTATGG GTTCCCTATGTGAGGATCCAGAGACAGGCACCTGGTCGCTGGACATAGAAGACTTGTTGAGGTTCTCCTCTCAGGTGGCTCAGGGAATGGACTTCCTGGCATCCAAAAAT TGCATTCACAGGGACGTGGCGGCTAGGAACGTCCTCTTGACCGATGGCCGTGTGGCTAAGATCTGCGACTTTGGCCTCGCCAGAGACATCGAGAATGACTCTAACTATGTGGTGAAAGGAAAT GCCCGTCTGCCAGTGAAATGGATGGCCCCTGAGAGCATCTTTGAATGTGTGTACACAGTGCAGAGTGACGTCTGGTCCTATGGGATACTGCTGTGGGAGATCTTCTCTCTGG GTAAGAGCCCATACCCTAATGTTGTGGTGGACACCCGGTTCTACAAGATGATCAAAGATGGATGCTACATGTCTCAGCCGGACTTTTCCCCTCCAGAAAT ATACACCATCATGAAGATGTGCTGGAACCTGGACCCAACAGAGCGTCCAACCTTCAGTACCATCGGCCAACTTCTCCAAAAGCTACTGCCTGACCAGCCAGACCAT ACCTACAGGAATGTGCAGGATACGACTCCACAGCAGGAAGCAGGAGAGCAGGGGGACCCAGCTAAGATGAATGAGGATTGTGATCAGACACTGAACcaggagggagaggagcaggccctGATGAAAAAGAACAACTACCAGTTCTGCTGA
- the LOC129868661 gene encoding macrophage colony-stimulating factor 1 receptor 1-like isoform X2 has translation MRNTRLGSVITTRRLTVDYTGTYKCMYENQPDLSSEVHIYVKDPHNILVTPRTLGDVKEGSDVLLCQLTNPIATDLSVRMANGDPTPPDMNYTVNPKRGILIRHLLTSHSADYVCSAKIDGVTRVSKVVPIFVIQRLRLPPSVLIEVDGYVRIVGEQLLIPCITSNPNHFYNVTWKHSSLKALDFSHKMIQEDQSNQVHITSSVTIPAVAMSHTGNFTCTAMNEAGFNSSTTYLQVVDKPYIRLIPRLSPDLYLNGSLLEVNEGENLEINIQIEAYPQIKEQWWDVPMSHSHNISTHDDTWAVRYSNRYESSLLLQRVRSEERGQYTLHTRSACLNGSITFNVQVYQKPTAMVRLKNVTTLTCTASGYPAPTIIWYQCPGIQNTCDGDNDTVEVQPLLTSTMEVQSELTLSPSSTEVTVECVTFNLVGKERDIFVLRVPAASTSTFVTPKLFTPTFIGATSTAALLFLLLVIVLYKYKQKPKYEVRWKIIEANDGNNYTFIDPTQLPYNKKWEFPRDKLRLGQILGAGAFGKVVEATAYGLGTDDNMTTRVAVKMLKPSAHSEEREALMSELKILSHLGSHDNIVNLLGACTQGGPMLMITEYCSYGDLLNFLHGKAKLFLYSSPSGPGTPEVPRVPENSDHYKNTCAQESRVRSDSGISCSSSDNYLDMHPAQRPKHCPMGSLCEDPETGTWSLDIEDLLRFSSQVAQGMDFLASKNCIHRDVAARNVLLTDGRVAKICDFGLARDIENDSNYVVKGNARLPVKWMAPESIFECVYTVQSDVWSYGILLWEIFSLGKSPYPNVVVDTRFYKMIKDGCYMSQPDFSPPEIYTIMKMCWNLDPTERPTFSTIGQLLQKLLPDQPDHTYRNVQDTTPQQEAGEQGDPAKMNEDCDQTLNQEGEEQALMKKNNYQFC, from the exons ATGAGGAATACTAGATTGGGGAGTGTGATTACCACCAGGCGCCTTACAGTAGACTACACTGGCACATACAAGTGCATGTATGAGAACCAACCAGACCTCAGCTCAGAGGTCCACATCTATGTGAAAG ATCCCCATAACATCTTGGTGACCCCTCGAACCCTGGGAGATGTGAAGGAGGGCAGTGATGTTCTCCTCTGTCAGCTGACAAACCCCATAGCCACCGACCTATCCGTCCGTATGGCCAACGGAGACCCTACACCCCCCGACATGAACTACACTGTCAACCCAAAGAGAGGAATCCTCATCCGACATCTTCTGACCAGCCACAGCGCAGACTACGTCTGCAGCGCAAAGATCGATGGGGTCACGAGAGTCTCCAAAGTTGTCCCCATCTTCGTCATTCAAA GGTTGCGTTTGCCACCATCTGTGCTAATTGAGGTAGATGGGTATGTTCGTATTGTCGGAGAGCAGCTCCTGATCCCCTGCATCACTAGCAACCCTAACCACTTCTACAACGTGACGTGGAAACACTCCTCCCTCAAA GCATTGGACTTTTCACATAAAATGATACAAGAGGACCAGAGTAATCAAGTGCACATCACCAGTAGTGTGACTATCCCAGCTGTGGCCATGTCTCACACAGGAAACTTCACCTGTACAGCCATGAATGAGGCTGGGTTCAACAGCTCCACCACCTACCTGCAGGTTGTAG ATAAGCCTTACATTAGGCTCATACCCCGCCTGTCACCAGATCTCTACTTAAATGGCTCCTTACTTGAAGTGAACGAAGGAGAAAACCTTGAGATAAACATTCAGATCGAGGCGTATCCCCAAATCAAGGAGCAGTGGTGGGACGTCCCCATGTCTCACAGTCACAACATCTCCACTCATGACGACACATGGGCCGTTCGATACAGTAACAG GTACGAGAGCAGCTTGCTGCTCCAGAGAGTGAGGTCTGAGGAGAGAGGCCAGTACACCCTCCACACTAGGAGCGCATGCCTCAATGGATCCATCACCTTCAACGTCCAAGTCTACC AGAAACCCACTGCCATGGTCAGACTGAAGAATGTTACCACCCTGACCTGCACCGCCTCTGGATACCCAGCTCCCACAATCATCTGGTACCAGTGCCCAGGAATACAAAACAC GTGTGATGGTGACAATGACACCGTGGAGGTGCAGCCTCTTCTCACCAGCACCATGGAGGTGCAGAGTGAGCTGACCCTCAGTCCCTCAAGTACGGAGGTCACAGTGGAGTGTGTGACCTTTAACCTGGTTGGTAAAGAGCGGGACATCTTCGTATTGC GTGTCCCTGCTGCGAGTACATCAACATTTGTCACGCCCAAGCTGTTCACACCCACTTTCATTGGAGCCACCAGCACAGCAGCCCTTCTCTTCCTTCTGCTTGTCATTGTCCTGTACAAATACAAGCAG AAACCAAAATATGAAGTCCGGTGGAAGATCATCGAGGCCAATGATGGGAATAACTACACCTTTATTGACCCTACACAACTTCCGTATAACAAGAAGTGGGAGTTCCCTCGTGATAAGCTGAGGCTTG GCCAGATTCTGGGAGCAGGGGCTTTTGGGAAAGTAGTGGAGGCCACTGCCTATGGTCTGGGGACCGATGACAACATGACCACGCGCGTGGCAGTAAAGATGCTCAAGC CAAGCGCCCACTCAGAAGAGAGAGAAGCTCTGATGTCAGAACTGAAGATCCTCAGTCACCTGGGATCTCATGACAACATTGTTAACCTGTTAGGGGCATGTACTCAAGGAG GCCCAATGCTGATGATCACGGAGTACTGCAGCTATGGCGACCTGCTGAACTTCTTGCATGGCAAGGCCAAGCTGTTCCTGTACTCTAGCCCGAGCGGACCAGGGACTCCAGAGGTTCCACGGGTTCCAGAGAACAGTGATCACTACAAGAACACATGTGCACAGGAGTCCCGTGTAAGGAG TGACAGTGGGATCTCCTGCTCCAGCTCAGACAACTACCTAGACATGCATCCAGCGCAGAGACCCAAACACTGTCCTATGG GTTCCCTATGTGAGGATCCAGAGACAGGCACCTGGTCGCTGGACATAGAAGACTTGTTGAGGTTCTCCTCTCAGGTGGCTCAGGGAATGGACTTCCTGGCATCCAAAAAT TGCATTCACAGGGACGTGGCGGCTAGGAACGTCCTCTTGACCGATGGCCGTGTGGCTAAGATCTGCGACTTTGGCCTCGCCAGAGACATCGAGAATGACTCTAACTATGTGGTGAAAGGAAAT GCCCGTCTGCCAGTGAAATGGATGGCCCCTGAGAGCATCTTTGAATGTGTGTACACAGTGCAGAGTGACGTCTGGTCCTATGGGATACTGCTGTGGGAGATCTTCTCTCTGG GTAAGAGCCCATACCCTAATGTTGTGGTGGACACCCGGTTCTACAAGATGATCAAAGATGGATGCTACATGTCTCAGCCGGACTTTTCCCCTCCAGAAAT ATACACCATCATGAAGATGTGCTGGAACCTGGACCCAACAGAGCGTCCAACCTTCAGTACCATCGGCCAACTTCTCCAAAAGCTACTGCCTGACCAGCCAGACCAT ACCTACAGGAATGTGCAGGATACGACTCCACAGCAGGAAGCAGGAGAGCAGGGGGACCCAGCTAAGATGAATGAGGATTGTGATCAGACACTGAACcaggagggagaggagcaggccctGATGAAAAAGAACAACTACCAGTTCTGCTGA